The genomic DNA ACTGTTTACCGCCTCGTCAAGAATTTCGGAACGTATGTAAGCGCCTATCTCTCGATTGAGAACTCCGGCAAGAACGGCATTGAATTCAGCTTCCGTTCCCGCATATCCGCCGCTGTACGCGGATTCATACGCGCTTTTTCCGTTAAATCGTCCCGCTTCGGCATCCGCGCATACTGACAGCGCGATACTTTCCGCTTTCTGGGCTATTTCACGCAGCTGAGACGAAACGGAAGGAGTCGGAGGCTCGGGCTCTGCATCGGCAGGAGCGGGAACATTGATGATATGAAGGCAAACCGCGCGGCTGATAATAATATTTTCGCCTGCCGAACCGACAACGGTCATTGTTCCGTATCCGCCGGAAGCGGTAAATTCCTTCGGGACATCGACAGGCTCGCCCCTATACAGCACTGTCACACCCTCCGTTTTGTCAGGAGGATAAAAGCAAAGGCTTATGTCAAGTCCGTCCCAATCTTTTGAAAGCGACAGCTCGATTTTTTCAAATCCGTATGTTCCGCGTGTGCAAAGCTCCGCGGCTTCAGGATATATTGCGTATTTATCAAGAGTTAATATCATTTAAATTCCTTTCTGTGTTTTGCGACATATATTAGCCACACTATTACTATATCATGTTATTCGCCATAAGTCAATAGAAATACTATTATATTCTGATAATATTTTTTATTATGCTTGACATATAATAGCCTTGCTAATATAATATTTATTGTTTACCCTGCGTTTATATAATTACCGCCTAAAGATAGAAAAGTCTCTGATATATGGGTTCCCTATCTTATAAGACAATGATTATTTAAATTAAAAATTTATCAAAGGATAATACGCCCATGAACGATCAGGCCGGCAACATACGCGCTCTGCGCCGACGCTCGGGGTTATCCCAGAGCGAATTCGCGGCAAGAATCGGCGTCCATCAGACCGCCGTCAGCCAATGGGAAACCGGACGCACCGCCCCCGACTCGGCAACTGCAAAAAAAATCGCCAAATTATTCGGCACAGACATCGGCTATATTCTCGGCGTCTCATATGTAAAAGAAGCGGTCAGGATTCCGGTGCTCGGATCTGTCGCTGCCGGCATTCCGATGTCAGCTGTCGAGGATATCCTTGATTTTGAGGAAATATCGGCGGAAACTGCCGCACGCGGCGAATATTTTGCGCTAAGAATAAAAGGCGACAGCATGGAGCCTAAAATTTCCGACGGCGATGTTGTGATCGTCAGAAGCTGTTCCGACTGCGATTCAGGTAAAACGGTGATTGCATTGATCGGTAACGGAGAAGCAACATGTAAAAAGCTGAAGAAGACATCGGAAGGTATTTTTCTCATTTCGATGAACACGGCTTATGAACCTATTTTTTTTTCAAATCGTGATATTCACTCGCTCCCTGTCGTGATCCTCGGCGCCGTTGAAGAGCTTCGGGCGAAATTATGACTGTACGCGCTAAAGTAACTCACAAATACGTCGCTATTAAGTATTGAAAAACTCATGCGTATGATATATAATGGTAACATCTTTGCTGATTGTTGATCGCGCGTCTGCTTATTCGGTATAATAATATTTTAGAAAATTTTATTGCTAAGCGGCAGTCGTTTATTAATAATTTAAAAAATAATACAAATATACAGGAGGAACTATTAAATGAAAATCACAAAAGCTGTAATTCCCGCGGCAGGGCTCGGGACGAGAATGCTGCCCGCCGCTAAAGCTGTTCCGAAGGAAATGATGCCGATAGTGGACGAGCCTGCCATCCAGTATCTTGTCGAAGAGGCTGTTAAATCCGGAATAACTGACATACTTATAATCACAAACCGCGATAAAGACGCGATAGAGGATTATTTTGATTATTCTCCCGAATATGAAACAAGGCTGACCGCTTCCGGAAAAACCGAAATGCTCGAAAGAATCAGACGGGTGGCAAATCTCGCCAACATCCAGTTTGTTCGCCAGAAACAGGCGAAGGGTCTCGGACACGCGGTCCGCTGTGCCAAGAGCTTCGTCGGAAACGAGCCGTTCGCGGTCATGTACGGAGACGATATAATCGACGCCGCGAAGCCGACCGTAGGCGAAATGATAAAGCTTTATGAAAAGTATGAGCTGCCGGTCCTCGGCGTTCAGACCGTTTCGCGCGAGCAGATCAAAAAATACTGCACGCTCGACGCGGCAAAGCTCGCGGACAGAGTCTATAAAGTGAAGGATATGATAGAAAAGCCGACCGAGGAACAGATAATCACTCAGCTCGCCATCCTCGGCAGAGTGCTGCTTACCCCGGATATATTCGATATAATCGATCACACATTGCCCGGCGCGGGCGGAGAGATACAGCTGACAGACGCCATGGCAGAGATCGCCCGTGCGCGCGGCATGATCGCATACGAATTTGACGGCGTGCGCCATGACATGGGCAGCAAGCTCGGATTCCTGATCGCGAACGTTTCGATGGGTGTAAAAAATCCCGAAATCGGATCGGATTTTAAAAAATGGCTAAAGGAATTTGCGTCAGAACTGTAAGCTGAAGGTTTGTGAGACTTCAAAAAGCAAATTCTGGGTTAAAAATTAATATGTAGGATATCAATAATCGACCCGACAAATTTTAATGTTTCATATTCATACACAGCAGCCTTTCCCTCTAATATAGGGGCGACCTTTGGTCGTCCGTTCGATTTCTTCCCGATACAGTATAAATTGTTATAGCGATTTGCAATTTTAAAAGTGGGAAAAGGAGCGGAACCAAAAACTTTGCGCCGTTCAAGTTTCCGCCCCTTCTCCCCCTTAAGCCCCCCTCCTTTTGGCTTATAGGGCAGATGTCATCCCTGCCAGTTCCAAATGCGCTTTGTATATAAACAAGTCGCGAATTATATCCGGAAGTTAAAGTTTTAACATATATGATAAGGGCAGCTTTTTAACTGACAACTTCGAGTAAGTAAAATAAGCCAAATACGAATTGCAAATTATGAAAAGGGTATCATTCCATTAAATTATAGAAAACGACGGTGATTATATGAATGCCGAAAGAAGATCAAAGGAAAACTATTATCTCGATATCGCTCAGGCTGTCGCGGAGCGAAGCACCTGCTTGAGAAAAAAATACGGCGCCATAATAGTGAAAAACGATTCCATTGTATCAACCGGATATGTCGGCGCGCCGCGCGGACGCAAAAACTGCTGCGACCTCAACTATTGCCAGCGCGAAAAGCTTAATGTGCCGCGTGGAGAAAGATACGAGCTGTGCCGCTCCGTACACGCGGAGGCAAACGCGATAATAGCGGCAAGCCGCGAGGAAATGCTCGGCGCGACGCTTTATCTTACCAGTATCGATGTCAAAACAGGCGAACTCATTCCAGATGCCTGCTGCTGTCAGATGTGCAAAAGGCTCGTGATCAACGCGGGAATCGAAAAAGTCATAATAAGAAACTCCACTGATGAATATACCGTCTACAATGTCAGCGATTGGGTCGACGACGATGACAGCCTTTCCGGCACCTTCGGATACTGAAGCTTATAATCGGAGAAAACTGATGAAAATACTGTTCGTCTGCTCCCAGAATACCTGCCGCAGCCCGATGGCACAGGCGATTGCCACACAGCTTTATGCGAAATCTGTCAAAGCTGAAGACAAACCGGAATTCGAATTCGATTCGGCGGGAATAGACACATTCGGCGCCTCTGACATTGCCGCGAACGCCAAAAAAGCGATATACGGGCTTTACGGCATCATGTTCGCGCACCGTCCGCAGACGCTCACAAAGGAGCTTATCGATAAAAGCGACCTCGTCATTGCAATATCTCAAAGACATTTATTATATATAAAGCAAAAATTCGGTGCCGGGCTTGAAAACGAATCAAAGCTCACAGTGATGCCGGAGGATATACCGGATCCGTTCGGCATGTCTGAGGAAGCGTATCTCATGTGCGCTCAGGAAATCGAACGCGGGATAAAAACGCTTTTCGGAAAGCTGGGCATATTAAAATGAGTGATTCAGCCGTGAATCAAATAAGGCTTGAGCCGGTTTCAATATCGCATGCCGCTTTGATCAGTGAAGCGGAAAAAAGGATCTTCACCTCTCCATGGAGCGAAAACGATATTTTACGCCTTTGCGAAGAAATGTGTTGCACTGCAACACGTGTGATCGGCTTCTGCGCATACCTCGGAGACAGCTTTTCCGGTTACGCCACAATGTACTGCGTGGCCGGAGAAGGTCAGATAAACAACATTGCCGTTTTGCCGCAATTCAGGAGAAAAGGCGTCGGAAACGCGCTTCTCACGGAGCTTTGCGGCGCGGCGCGCCGAGCTGAGCTTGACGTTATGTTTCTCGAGGTCAGAAGGTCGAATTTCGCCGCGATGTCTCTTTATGAAAAACACGGCTTTGTCCGGATCGGCGAGAGAAGGGGCTTTTATACCGCACCGGTTGAG from Oscillospiraceae bacterium includes the following:
- a CDS encoding XRE family transcriptional regulator, with the translated sequence MNDQAGNIRALRRRSGLSQSEFAARIGVHQTAVSQWETGRTAPDSATAKKIAKLFGTDIGYILGVSYVKEAVRIPVLGSVAAGIPMSAVEDILDFEEISAETAARGEYFALRIKGDSMEPKISDGDVVIVRSCSDCDSGKTVIALIGNGEATCKKLKKTSEGIFLISMNTAYEPIFFSNRDIHSLPVVILGAVEELRAKL
- the rimI gene encoding ribosomal protein S18-alanine N-acetyltransferase, with the protein product MSDSAVNQIRLEPVSISHAALISEAEKRIFTSPWSENDILRLCEEMCCTATRVIGFCAYLGDSFSGYATMYCVAGEGQINNIAVLPQFRRKGVGNALLTELCGAARRAELDVMFLEVRRSNFAAMSLYEKHGFVRIGERRGFYTAPVEDAILLKRQLK
- a CDS encoding dCMP deaminase family protein — translated: MNAERRSKENYYLDIAQAVAERSTCLRKKYGAIIVKNDSIVSTGYVGAPRGRKNCCDLNYCQREKLNVPRGERYELCRSVHAEANAIIAASREEMLGATLYLTSIDVKTGELIPDACCCQMCKRLVINAGIEKVIIRNSTDEYTVYNVSDWVDDDDSLSGTFGY
- the galU gene encoding UTP--glucose-1-phosphate uridylyltransferase GalU, which encodes MKITKAVIPAAGLGTRMLPAAKAVPKEMMPIVDEPAIQYLVEEAVKSGITDILIITNRDKDAIEDYFDYSPEYETRLTASGKTEMLERIRRVANLANIQFVRQKQAKGLGHAVRCAKSFVGNEPFAVMYGDDIIDAAKPTVGEMIKLYEKYELPVLGVQTVSREQIKKYCTLDAAKLADRVYKVKDMIEKPTEEQIITQLAILGRVLLTPDIFDIIDHTLPGAGGEIQLTDAMAEIARARGMIAYEFDGVRHDMGSKLGFLIANVSMGVKNPEIGSDFKKWLKEFASEL